From a single Arachis hypogaea cultivar Tifrunner chromosome 3, arahy.Tifrunner.gnm2.J5K5, whole genome shotgun sequence genomic region:
- the LOC112785734 gene encoding ATPase GET3B isoform X2: protein MAALLGHILKTQKHSSFIRSVTRRTIDTSFFSSLHEPTFKITPLSQGSCTEGVCGFDEMVTGKERKYYMLGGKGGVGKTSCAASLAVRFANHGHPTMVVSTDPAHSLSDSFAQDLTGGRLVPVEGVESPLYALEINPEKSMEEFRAASQKLGDGMGVKSLMQSMGLGMIADQLGDLKLEELLSTPPPGTDEIVAISKVMQFLESQEYNMFSRIVFDTAPTGHTLRLLSLPDFMDGSVGKLMKLKKKMGSAFKSLLGKEPQNDGPDKLEKLKERVEKIRDLFQDSDTTEFIIVTIPTVMAISESSRLHASLKKEKISVKRLIVNQVLPPTSDCKFCSMRRKDQMRAIEMIHNDSELGGLRLCQAPLVDMEVRGVPALKYMGDKLWR, encoded by the exons ATGGCGGCGCTGCTTGGGCACATTCTGAAGACACAAAAGCACTCTTCATTCATTCGCAGTGTTACCAGAAgaaccattgacactagcttcTTCTCTTCATTGCATGAACCAACGTTCAAAATCACTCCTTTGTCTCAAG GATCTTGCACAGAAGGTGTTTGTGGATTTGACGAGATGGTGACGGGGAAGGAGAGGAAGTATTACATGCTTGGTGGGAAAGGGGGTGTGGGAAAAACAAGCTGTGCTGCCTCCCTTGCAGTGAGATTTGCAAATCATGGGCACCCCACTATGGTGGTTTCAACTGACCCTGCTCACTCCTTAAGCGATTCTTTTGCTCAG GATTTGACAGGTGGTAGGCTTGTTCCGGTTGAAGGAGTGGAGTCACCATTATATGCTCTCGAG ATAAACCCTGAGAAATCTATGGAAGAGTTCCGAGCAGCTAGTCAAAAACTGGGTGATGGCATGGGTGTAAAGTCTTTAATGCAAAGCATGGGACTTGGAATGATTGCTGACCAG TTAGGGGATTTGAAGCTGGAAGAGCTCCTGAGCACTCCTCCACCTGGAACAGATGAAATTGTTGCAATTTCTAAG GTGATGCAATTTCTTGAGTCACAAGAGTATAATATGTTCAGTCGAATAGTTTTTGATACAGCACCAACA GGTCATACACTTCGGCTACTGTCACTGCCCGACTTCATGGATGGATCTGTAGGCAAACTAATGAAG TTGAAGAAAAAAATGGGTTCAGCCTTCAAATCTTTGCTTGGGAAAGAACCTCAAAATGATGGA CCGGACAAGCTTGAAAAACTTAAGGAAAGAGTAGAAAAAATACGGGATCTCTTCCAAGATTCAGACACTACTGAATTCATAATAGTCACGATTCCTACG GTTATGGCAATCAGTGAATCCTCAAGGTTACATGCATCCTTGAAGAAGGAAAAAATTTCTGTTAAAAGGCTTATTGTTAATCAGGTCTTGCCTCCTACGTCAGACTGCAAGTTTTGTTCAATGAGAAGAAAG GATCAAATGCGTGCAATTGAAATGATCCACAATGATTCAGAACTTGGTGGTTTGAGATTATGCCAGGCACCCTTAGTTGATATGGAGGTAAGGGGTGTCCCGGCTCTCAAATACATGGGGGATAAGCTTTGGAGGTAA
- the LOC112785734 gene encoding ATPase GET3B isoform X1 — protein MAALLGHILKTQKHSSFIRSVTRRTIDTSFFSSLHEPTFKITPLSQVRLLGSCTEGVCGFDEMVTGKERKYYMLGGKGGVGKTSCAASLAVRFANHGHPTMVVSTDPAHSLSDSFAQDLTGGRLVPVEGVESPLYALEINPEKSMEEFRAASQKLGDGMGVKSLMQSMGLGMIADQLGDLKLEELLSTPPPGTDEIVAISKVMQFLESQEYNMFSRIVFDTAPTGHTLRLLSLPDFMDGSVGKLMKLKKKMGSAFKSLLGKEPQNDGPDKLEKLKERVEKIRDLFQDSDTTEFIIVTIPTVMAISESSRLHASLKKEKISVKRLIVNQVLPPTSDCKFCSMRRKDQMRAIEMIHNDSELGGLRLCQAPLVDMEVRGVPALKYMGDKLWR, from the exons ATGGCGGCGCTGCTTGGGCACATTCTGAAGACACAAAAGCACTCTTCATTCATTCGCAGTGTTACCAGAAgaaccattgacactagcttcTTCTCTTCATTGCATGAACCAACGTTCAAAATCACTCCTTTGTCTCAAG TGAGGTTGCTAGGATCTTGCACAGAAGGTGTTTGTGGATTTGACGAGATGGTGACGGGGAAGGAGAGGAAGTATTACATGCTTGGTGGGAAAGGGGGTGTGGGAAAAACAAGCTGTGCTGCCTCCCTTGCAGTGAGATTTGCAAATCATGGGCACCCCACTATGGTGGTTTCAACTGACCCTGCTCACTCCTTAAGCGATTCTTTTGCTCAG GATTTGACAGGTGGTAGGCTTGTTCCGGTTGAAGGAGTGGAGTCACCATTATATGCTCTCGAG ATAAACCCTGAGAAATCTATGGAAGAGTTCCGAGCAGCTAGTCAAAAACTGGGTGATGGCATGGGTGTAAAGTCTTTAATGCAAAGCATGGGACTTGGAATGATTGCTGACCAG TTAGGGGATTTGAAGCTGGAAGAGCTCCTGAGCACTCCTCCACCTGGAACAGATGAAATTGTTGCAATTTCTAAG GTGATGCAATTTCTTGAGTCACAAGAGTATAATATGTTCAGTCGAATAGTTTTTGATACAGCACCAACA GGTCATACACTTCGGCTACTGTCACTGCCCGACTTCATGGATGGATCTGTAGGCAAACTAATGAAG TTGAAGAAAAAAATGGGTTCAGCCTTCAAATCTTTGCTTGGGAAAGAACCTCAAAATGATGGA CCGGACAAGCTTGAAAAACTTAAGGAAAGAGTAGAAAAAATACGGGATCTCTTCCAAGATTCAGACACTACTGAATTCATAATAGTCACGATTCCTACG GTTATGGCAATCAGTGAATCCTCAAGGTTACATGCATCCTTGAAGAAGGAAAAAATTTCTGTTAAAAGGCTTATTGTTAATCAGGTCTTGCCTCCTACGTCAGACTGCAAGTTTTGTTCAATGAGAAGAAAG GATCAAATGCGTGCAATTGAAATGATCCACAATGATTCAGAACTTGGTGGTTTGAGATTATGCCAGGCACCCTTAGTTGATATGGAGGTAAGGGGTGTCCCGGCTCTCAAATACATGGGGGATAAGCTTTGGAGGTAA